In the genome of Kitasatospora cathayae, one region contains:
- a CDS encoding DUF5926 family protein, whose protein sequence is MGKKAAKKAPQRQSTTAVTGEIPVVGAREDCPCGSGRRYKACHGREASHAVQELVHRPFEGLPGEADWVALRELVPAATVPLTLAAGVAEAAEGDVPSVTLATVLPLAWPALRRPDGSILLGLQTQSSSGDLSRDLADALELALTTEPGSPVPARRTVPGGRRLQDLLDTTAAFTPTVHTGFEFWLEDAETATGEVAASLERANASAIPTEKLSSVDAAYWCGTPDKNHLRWVMTVPEEQLLDALARLNAAGEASLGPDTRLVGSFRAHGLTVPVWDLPLAMTAADCEKPAAEFGERLAAVLADGTPLTAEERRARANLVNRQVTLN, encoded by the coding sequence ATGGGCAAGAAGGCCGCCAAGAAGGCGCCGCAGCGCCAGTCCACCACCGCCGTCACGGGCGAGATCCCCGTGGTCGGGGCCCGCGAGGACTGCCCCTGCGGCTCGGGCCGCCGGTACAAGGCCTGCCACGGCCGGGAGGCCTCGCACGCGGTGCAGGAGCTGGTGCACCGCCCGTTCGAGGGCCTGCCGGGCGAGGCCGACTGGGTGGCGCTGCGCGAGCTGGTGCCCGCCGCCACGGTGCCGCTGACGCTGGCCGCCGGGGTGGCCGAGGCCGCCGAGGGTGACGTCCCGTCGGTGACCCTGGCGACCGTGCTGCCGCTGGCCTGGCCGGCCCTGCGCCGCCCGGACGGCTCGATCCTGCTGGGCCTGCAGACCCAGTCCTCCTCCGGCGACCTCAGCCGCGACCTCGCGGACGCCCTGGAGCTGGCCCTGACCACCGAGCCGGGCAGCCCCGTCCCGGCCCGCCGGACCGTCCCCGGCGGCCGCCGCCTGCAGGACCTGCTGGACACCACCGCCGCCTTCACGCCCACCGTGCACACCGGCTTCGAGTTCTGGCTGGAGGACGCCGAGACCGCCACCGGTGAGGTCGCCGCCTCGCTGGAGCGCGCCAACGCCTCGGCCATCCCGACCGAGAAGCTCAGCAGCGTCGACGCCGCCTACTGGTGCGGCACCCCGGACAAGAACCACCTGCGCTGGGTGATGACCGTCCCCGAGGAGCAGCTGCTGGACGCGCTGGCCCGGCTGAACGCCGCCGGCGAGGCCTCGCTCGGCCCGGACACCCGCCTGGTCGGCTCCTTCCGCGCGCACGGCCTGACCGTCCCGGTGTGGGACCTCCCGCTCGCCATGACCGCCGCCGACTGCGAGAAGCCGGCCGCCGAGTTCGGCGAGCGGCTCGCCGCCGTCCTCGCCGACGGGACTCCGCTCACCGCCGAGGAGCGGCGCGCCCGCGCGAACCTGGTGAACCGTCAGGTCACCCTGAACTAA
- a CDS encoding ATP-binding protein produces MVAREVPTSSTMAVPHGPASVGVARRRLRRDLGDRQIPEPVIDDAVLILSELLSNACRYARPLGPLPALGRGARAEVVDQVLVGVPSGTHPAPGGREREDGTIEPDGGVLVRWQMHADGVLTLEVTDGGAATRPLPASPSLTSRGGRGLGIVDQLASDWGVRDAPGEVTVWAALPARARHARRTGGDARSA; encoded by the coding sequence ATGGTGGCGCGCGAAGTGCCGACTTCATCGACCATGGCAGTGCCGCACGGCCCAGCGAGTGTCGGGGTCGCACGGCGCCGACTGCGTCGAGATCTGGGTGACCGGCAGATACCGGAACCGGTCATTGACGATGCCGTACTGATCCTTTCCGAACTGTTGAGCAACGCCTGCCGGTACGCCCGTCCGCTCGGCCCGCTGCCGGCCCTGGGCCGCGGGGCCCGGGCCGAGGTGGTGGACCAGGTGCTGGTCGGCGTCCCCTCCGGGACGCACCCGGCGCCGGGCGGCCGGGAGCGCGAGGACGGCACGATCGAGCCGGATGGCGGAGTGCTGGTCCGCTGGCAGATGCACGCCGACGGCGTCCTCACCCTGGAGGTCACCGACGGCGGCGCGGCCACCCGGCCCCTGCCCGCCAGCCCCTCGCTGACCTCGCGCGGCGGCCGCGGCCTGGGCATCGTCGACCAGCTGGCCAGCGACTGGGGCGTGCGCGACGCGCCCGGCGAGGTGACGGTCTGGGCGGCGCTGCCCGCGCGCGCCCGGCACGCCCGGCGTACCGGCGGCGACGCGCGCAGCGCGTAG
- a CDS encoding glycerophosphodiester phosphodiesterase family protein translates to MTSPDLPPAAARTAPSVQVIAHRGSSHALPEHTLAAYRRALDEGADAVECDVRVTADGHLVCVHDRRIGRVSNGRGTVSAMTLAELEAYDFGGWKTGRPSTDPELRGVLRLERLLELVVDCGRPVDLAIETKHPVRFRGLVEVELLRTLERFKIGAAREGDRPSARIMSFSSIALGRVAATAPEYQRVFLIERMLPLLGQLRPGRPLPGGARIAGPGIELIKAKPQLVPRLRELGHEVHVWTVDEPADVELCLELGVSAIITNRPAEVLAQLGR, encoded by the coding sequence GTGACCAGCCCAGACCTGCCCCCGGCGGCGGCGCGCACCGCGCCCTCCGTCCAGGTGATCGCCCACCGCGGTTCCTCCCACGCCCTGCCCGAGCACACCCTCGCGGCCTACCGGCGCGCGCTCGACGAGGGCGCGGACGCCGTCGAGTGCGACGTCCGGGTGACGGCCGACGGCCACCTGGTCTGCGTGCACGACCGCCGGATCGGCCGGGTCTCGAACGGCCGGGGCACCGTCTCGGCGATGACCCTCGCCGAGCTGGAGGCGTACGACTTCGGCGGCTGGAAGACCGGCCGGCCCAGCACCGACCCCGAACTGCGCGGCGTGCTGCGGCTGGAGCGGCTGCTCGAGCTGGTGGTGGACTGCGGCCGCCCGGTGGACCTGGCGATCGAGACCAAGCACCCGGTGCGGTTCCGCGGCCTGGTCGAGGTCGAGCTGCTGCGGACGCTGGAACGGTTCAAGATCGGCGCGGCCCGGGAGGGCGACCGCCCGTCCGCCCGGATCATGAGCTTCTCCTCGATCGCGCTGGGCCGGGTGGCCGCCACCGCGCCCGAGTACCAGCGGGTGTTCCTGATCGAACGGATGCTGCCGCTGCTCGGTCAGCTGCGCCCGGGCCGGCCGCTGCCGGGCGGGGCGCGGATCGCCGGCCCGGGCATCGAGCTGATCAAGGCCAAGCCCCAGCTGGTGCCCCGGCTGCGCGAGCTGGGCCACGAGGTGCACGTGTGGACGGTGGACGAGCCGGCCGACGTGGAGCTCTGCCTGGAGCTCGGGGTGTCCGCGATCATCACCAACCGGCCCGCCGAGGTGCTGGCGCAGCTCGGGCGGTGA
- a CDS encoding purine-cytosine permease family protein: protein MPPASPSSSSGAPASKDFPDLPAGSAAATAVLDQRVEAPLVLDTEPPRTLRFRDHFALWMNLGVSLIGFSTAATVLGAKGGELSLAAAVTAIVTGTAVGTAMLGVAALIGARTGAPAMANLRGLFGTRLSYLPTVLNIVQCIGWGVFELLTIAAGAQTVAHTTGYRWLFVLLAGALTTALTIWPLGSIAVLRRFVAGAVAVAMVYFTVQLGRQGVPDPGAGNWHGFLGATDAMIAVSISFVPMAADYTRHSRTPRSSFWGSFSGYTVAQVWCYVLGLMALLQSDGDPGRIFDSFLGVWAGWLFLLVLVLRETDQSFANVYSTAMSLQNLLPRVDRRVLSGGIGVLTTVLALRIDRFTDTYGNFLSLIGSVFVPLLAVLAVDYFFGAGRHGWDLSERAPSRWLMLLPWVLGFAVYQFIAPTAVADWWVDFWTSAQESLHFTPQEWTSASLFAFLVPALATWALTPLTRRAARA, encoded by the coding sequence ATGCCGCCTGCTTCGCCATCGTCTTCTTCGGGCGCGCCCGCGTCCAAGGATTTCCCCGATCTTCCGGCCGGCTCGGCCGCGGCCACCGCGGTGCTCGACCAGCGCGTCGAGGCCCCGCTGGTGCTGGACACCGAACCGCCGCGCACCCTGCGCTTCCGGGACCACTTCGCGCTCTGGATGAACCTCGGCGTCAGCCTGATCGGCTTCTCGACCGCCGCGACCGTGCTCGGCGCGAAGGGCGGCGAGCTGTCGCTGGCCGCCGCGGTGACCGCGATCGTGACCGGTACGGCGGTCGGCACCGCGATGCTCGGCGTGGCCGCGCTGATCGGCGCCCGGACCGGCGCCCCGGCGATGGCCAACCTGCGTGGGCTGTTCGGCACCCGGCTGTCCTACCTGCCGACCGTGCTGAACATCGTCCAGTGCATCGGCTGGGGCGTGTTCGAGCTGCTGACCATCGCGGCGGGCGCGCAGACCGTCGCCCACACCACCGGCTACCGCTGGCTGTTCGTGCTGCTCGCGGGCGCCCTGACCACCGCGCTGACGATCTGGCCGCTGGGCTCGATCGCGGTGCTGCGCCGCTTCGTGGCCGGGGCGGTCGCGGTCGCGATGGTGTACTTCACCGTCCAGCTCGGCCGGCAGGGCGTGCCGGACCCGGGCGCGGGCAACTGGCACGGCTTCCTGGGCGCCACCGACGCGATGATCGCGGTGTCGATCTCCTTCGTCCCGATGGCCGCCGACTACACCCGGCACTCGCGCACCCCGCGCTCGTCGTTCTGGGGCAGCTTCTCCGGCTACACCGTCGCCCAGGTCTGGTGCTACGTGCTCGGCCTGATGGCGCTGCTGCAGTCCGACGGCGACCCGGGCCGGATCTTCGACTCCTTCCTCGGCGTCTGGGCCGGCTGGCTGTTCCTGCTGGTGCTGGTGCTGCGCGAGACCGACCAGTCCTTCGCCAACGTGTACTCGACCGCGATGTCGCTGCAGAACCTGCTGCCGCGGGTGGACCGCCGGGTGCTGAGCGGCGGGATCGGCGTGCTGACCACCGTGCTGGCGCTGCGGATCGACCGGTTCACCGACACCTACGGCAACTTCCTCAGCCTGATCGGCTCGGTGTTCGTGCCGCTGCTGGCGGTGCTGGCGGTGGACTACTTCTTCGGCGCCGGCCGGCACGGCTGGGACCTCTCCGAGCGAGCGCCGTCCCGCTGGCTGATGCTGCTGCCCTGGGTGTTGGGCTTCGCGGTCTACCAGTTCATCGCGCCGACCGCGGTGGCCGACTGGTGGGTGGACTTCTGGACCTCCGCCCAGGAGTCGCTGCACTTCACCCCGCAGGAGTGGACCTCCGCCTCGCTGTTCGCCTTCCTGGTGCCGGCGCTGGCCACCTGGGCGCTCACCCCGCTGACCCGCCGCGCCGCGCGGGCCTGA
- a CDS encoding S1C family serine protease has protein sequence MSTEREVGPAGPQGEQPAGAGEAVGAASDGTAQGGHKPTMAFSRVPEPVAGPAADAAAEKAAADAAAADGAPADSGHRATMAFSRVPEPAAPPAAESTAAETAAVAEAAPVVETAAGMEAAPAEGGHKPTVAFTKVPAPEAPAAPTVEEPAVDPVTGYIDAPPPVLPPAPPVAPAAPAAPAPAPAAQAAAPAAPALPPGANPYATPTHGVPAAGVQEPYGAPVANAQEPYGAPGVGAPAAHGHHPFGAGQPLGGWGGQDAASGGAGYPGGPGGPLGYPAEYPGGPTGPGGPRKKRGGLVALLAAVALVAGVAGGAIGVVATDRTSSSGSANDHHSTTIQASNTQKNEPVPGSIAAIAQKALPSVVTIKAQGAQESGTGTGFVFDTEGHILTNNHVVAPTLNGGKLTVKFADGTSYSASVLGHAEGYDVAVVKIDNPPKDKLAPLALADSDKVNVGDATIAIGAPYGLESTVTSGIVSAKDRPVASGDETGAQASYMNALQTDASINPGNSGGPLLDSGGAVIGINSAIQSNASANGRAGSIGLGFAIPINQAKWVADTLIKTGKPVYAKLDVLRNDDYKGDGAQIQTRDVQGQPAVTPGGAADKAGLKPGDVITKLGGAPIENGPALVSRIWTHKPGETVDVEYTRNGQSFTTKVTLGQRDGDQ, from the coding sequence GTGAGCACCGAGCGCGAGGTTGGGCCCGCCGGGCCGCAGGGGGAGCAGCCCGCCGGGGCCGGGGAGGCGGTCGGCGCCGCTTCCGACGGCACCGCTCAGGGCGGTCACAAGCCGACCATGGCGTTCAGCCGGGTGCCCGAGCCCGTGGCCGGGCCGGCCGCTGACGCGGCTGCCGAGAAGGCGGCGGCGGACGCGGCTGCGGCCGACGGCGCCCCGGCCGACAGCGGGCACCGGGCGACCATGGCGTTCAGCCGGGTCCCGGAGCCGGCGGCCCCGCCGGCGGCCGAGTCGACCGCGGCCGAGACCGCTGCGGTCGCGGAGGCCGCTCCGGTCGTCGAGACCGCTGCGGGCATGGAGGCCGCTCCGGCCGAGGGCGGGCACAAGCCCACCGTCGCCTTCACCAAGGTCCCCGCGCCGGAGGCTCCGGCCGCGCCCACCGTCGAGGAGCCGGCCGTCGACCCGGTCACCGGCTACATCGACGCCCCGCCGCCGGTCCTGCCGCCCGCGCCACCCGTCGCTCCGGCTGCGCCCGCGGCTCCGGCTCCCGCCCCGGCCGCGCAGGCCGCCGCTCCGGCCGCGCCCGCCCTGCCGCCGGGTGCCAACCCGTACGCGACCCCGACCCACGGCGTGCCCGCCGCCGGTGTCCAGGAGCCCTACGGCGCCCCGGTCGCCAACGCGCAGGAGCCGTACGGCGCTCCGGGCGTCGGTGCGCCCGCCGCGCACGGCCACCACCCCTTCGGCGCCGGCCAGCCGCTCGGCGGCTGGGGCGGCCAGGACGCGGCCTCCGGCGGCGCGGGCTATCCCGGCGGCCCGGGCGGCCCGCTCGGCTACCCGGCCGAGTACCCCGGCGGCCCGACCGGCCCCGGCGGTCCGCGCAAGAAGCGCGGCGGTCTGGTGGCCCTGCTCGCGGCCGTCGCCCTGGTGGCCGGTGTCGCCGGCGGCGCGATCGGCGTGGTCGCCACCGACCGCACCAGCAGCAGCGGCTCGGCGAACGACCACCACAGCACCACCATCCAGGCCAGCAACACCCAGAAGAACGAGCCCGTCCCCGGCTCGATCGCCGCCATCGCGCAGAAGGCGCTGCCCAGCGTCGTCACCATCAAGGCGCAGGGCGCTCAGGAGTCGGGCACCGGCACCGGCTTCGTCTTCGACACCGAGGGCCACATCCTCACCAACAACCACGTGGTCGCGCCGACCCTCAACGGCGGCAAACTGACCGTCAAGTTCGCCGACGGAACGTCCTACAGCGCCTCGGTGCTGGGCCACGCCGAGGGCTACGACGTCGCCGTGGTCAAGATCGACAACCCGCCGAAGGACAAGCTGGCGCCGCTGGCGCTGGCCGACTCCGACAAGGTCAACGTCGGCGACGCCACCATCGCGATCGGCGCGCCGTACGGCCTGGAGTCCACCGTCACCAGCGGCATCGTCAGCGCCAAGGACCGCCCGGTCGCCTCCGGCGACGAGACCGGCGCGCAGGCCTCGTACATGAACGCCCTGCAGACCGACGCCTCGATCAACCCCGGCAACTCCGGTGGCCCGCTGCTCGACTCCGGCGGCGCGGTGATCGGCATCAACTCGGCGATCCAGTCCAACGCCTCCGCCAACGGCCGGGCCGGCAGCATCGGCCTGGGCTTCGCCATCCCGATCAACCAGGCCAAGTGGGTCGCGGACACCCTGATCAAGACCGGCAAGCCGGTCTACGCCAAGCTCGACGTGCTGCGCAACGACGACTACAAGGGCGACGGCGCGCAGATCCAGACCCGCGACGTCCAGGGCCAGCCGGCCGTCACCCCCGGCGGCGCGGCCGACAAGGCCGGCCTCAAGCCGGGCGACGTCATCACCAAGCTCGGCGGCGCGCCGATCGAGAACGGCCCCGCCCTGGTCAGCCGGATCTGGACGCACAAGCCCGGCGAGACCGTGGACGTCGAGTACACCCGCAACGGCCAGAGCTTCACCACCAAGGTCACGCTCGGCCAGCGGGACGGTGACCAGTGA
- a CDS encoding MerR family transcriptional regulator produces MLTIGDFASHGRVTVRMLRHYDAIGLLRPARVDPVTGYRSYEAGQLARLNRVIALKELGFTLQQVRAVLDEQPDAAELRGMLRLRRAQLAEAIAADEQRLARVEARLRTIESEGNMSQHDVVVKSVPSVRVAQLTGVAASYQPEDITPVIGPLFEELCRRLAGAGIEEAGPSVARYEDAPEGDGSVLIRVAVQISPSVPADRDDFEVLDLPRIEEAATIVHRGSMDAAVGSFQALARFIEQNGYRSAGYARERYLETPDDVSDWVVELQEPVVRR; encoded by the coding sequence ATGTTGACCATCGGAGACTTCGCCAGCCACGGTCGGGTGACGGTGCGGATGCTGCGCCACTACGACGCGATCGGGCTGCTCAGACCCGCCCGGGTGGACCCGGTCACCGGGTACCGCTCCTACGAGGCGGGCCAACTCGCCCGGCTGAACCGGGTGATCGCGCTCAAGGAGCTCGGCTTCACGCTGCAGCAGGTGCGGGCCGTCCTGGACGAGCAGCCGGACGCCGCCGAACTGCGCGGGATGCTGCGGCTGCGGCGGGCCCAACTCGCCGAGGCGATCGCGGCGGACGAGCAGCGGCTGGCCCGGGTGGAGGCGAGGCTCCGGACGATCGAGAGCGAGGGGAACATGTCCCAGCACGATGTCGTGGTGAAGTCCGTGCCGTCCGTCCGGGTGGCCCAACTGACCGGTGTGGCCGCGAGTTACCAGCCCGAGGACATCACCCCGGTGATCGGCCCGCTGTTCGAGGAGCTGTGCCGTCGGCTCGCCGGGGCCGGGATCGAGGAGGCCGGCCCGTCCGTCGCCCGCTACGAGGACGCGCCGGAGGGCGACGGCTCGGTGCTCATCCGGGTCGCCGTCCAGATCTCGCCCTCGGTGCCGGCCGACCGGGACGACTTCGAGGTGCTCGACCTGCCGCGGATCGAGGAAGCGGCGACGATCGTCCACCGCGGCTCGATGGACGCGGCGGTGGGCAGCTTCCAGGCGCTGGCCCGCTTCATCGAACAGAACGGCTACCGCTCGGCCGGCTACGCCCGCGAGCGCTACCTGGAGACCCCCGACGACGTGTCCGACTGGGTCGTCGAGCTCCAGGAACCGGTGGTCCGCCGGTAA
- a CDS encoding MFS transporter: MTTTALPRPCLPRPYLLWLAGAQAGLLGDAALNFALGWAASGYGGGAAGLVLTAITVSRTALVLLGGAVADRFGARRVMLAGDAVMLAATVALALAVAGDRGVPLWLLVAAAAVIGTVDAFYLPASGSMPRRLVPADRLPRALALRQAGGQSAVLLGAPLGGLLVAVGGLAGAAAADAVSFGAVLLVLLRVRPAQDRSGSALPARAGLLGEAAAGVRLALGDPLLRAALLLTGAAAGALLPVVSLLGPLLARAHGWAAGTAGLVTGGQAAGVLAVAALVAWRGGLPRAGVGAAAGLCTASVGVALLALSAGPAGAVTGSTVTGIGSGLFACHLGPLVLGGAPASHLSRVQALLTLVQSLALVLSTGLLGALADATGAALPTLLCALATATAGLAALAIPALRRA; this comes from the coding sequence ATGACCACCACCGCGCTGCCCCGGCCGTGCCTGCCCCGGCCGTACCTGCTCTGGCTGGCCGGCGCCCAGGCCGGACTGCTGGGTGACGCCGCGTTGAACTTCGCCCTCGGCTGGGCCGCCTCCGGGTACGGCGGCGGCGCGGCCGGGCTGGTGCTGACGGCGATCACCGTGTCGCGCACCGCGCTGGTCCTGCTGGGCGGCGCTGTGGCGGACCGGTTCGGCGCCCGCCGGGTGATGCTCGCCGGGGACGCGGTGATGCTGGCCGCGACCGTCGCACTGGCGCTCGCGGTGGCCGGCGACCGGGGCGTGCCGCTGTGGCTGCTGGTCGCGGCGGCCGCCGTGATCGGGACGGTCGACGCGTTCTACCTCCCGGCGAGCGGCTCGATGCCGCGCCGGCTGGTGCCCGCCGACCGGCTGCCCCGGGCGCTCGCGCTGCGGCAGGCCGGCGGGCAGAGCGCGGTGCTGCTCGGGGCGCCGCTGGGCGGACTGCTGGTCGCGGTGGGCGGGCTCGCGGGCGCGGCGGCGGCGGACGCGGTGAGCTTCGGGGCGGTCCTGTTGGTGCTGCTGCGGGTCCGGCCGGCGCAGGACCGGTCCGGCTCCGCGCTCCCCGCCCGCGCGGGGCTGCTGGGGGAGGCGGCGGCCGGTGTCCGGCTCGCCCTCGGTGATCCGCTGCTGCGGGCCGCGCTGCTGCTCACCGGCGCCGCCGCCGGGGCGCTCCTGCCGGTGGTGTCGCTGCTCGGGCCGCTGCTGGCCCGGGCGCACGGCTGGGCGGCGGGGACGGCCGGGCTGGTGACCGGTGGCCAGGCGGCCGGGGTGCTCGCGGTGGCGGCGCTGGTCGCCTGGCGCGGCGGGCTGCCCCGGGCGGGCGTCGGGGCGGCGGCCGGACTCTGTACGGCCTCGGTGGGCGTCGCGCTGCTGGCACTGTCCGCGGGCCCGGCGGGGGCGGTGACCGGCAGCACGGTGACAGGCATCGGCTCGGGGCTGTTCGCCTGCCACCTCGGCCCGCTGGTGCTCGGCGGCGCTCCCGCGTCCCATCTGTCCCGGGTCCAGGCACTGTTGACGCTGGTGCAGAGCCTCGCGCTGGTGCTGTCCACCGGCCTGCTCGGCGCCTTGGCGGATGCGACGGGCGCCGCCCTGCCCACCCTCCTCTGCGCCCTCGCCACCGCCACCGCCGGCCTGGCGGCCCTCGCCATCCCGGCCCTGCGGCGCGCCTGA
- a CDS encoding FAD-binding oxidoreductase, giving the protein MSDLTERLARGLPAEAVVVDPDVTAVYSHDMAGFCAAGAPAVVVFPETVEQVQHVLRTATELRVPVVPQGARTGLSGAANAVDGCIVLSLVKLNRILEIDPVNRLAVVEPGVVNAELSRAVEEFGLCYPPDPSSWESCTIGGNIGTGAGGLCCVKYGVTSEYVLGLDVVLADGRLLSTGRRTAKGVAGYDLTRLLVGSEGTLGVVVRAVLSLRPAPAPQLALAAEFPSADTAGAAVCAVMAGGLAPSLMELMDSVSVRAVNELGRMGLPESTRALLLVAFDGPEREAGLARVAELCREAGATEVVPAEDQAESDLLLAARRLALPAMDRLGTTMIDDVAVPRSRLAEMLNGVAEIAERHALTIGVVSHAGDGNTHPIVIFDASDREQTARAQRSFDEIMALGLELGGTITGEHGVGLLKRDWLARELGPVALDLQRQLKAVFDPLGILNPGKMV; this is encoded by the coding sequence ATGAGTGACCTGACGGAGCGGCTGGCGCGAGGTCTCCCGGCGGAGGCGGTGGTGGTGGATCCGGACGTGACCGCCGTCTACAGCCATGACATGGCGGGCTTCTGTGCCGCGGGTGCGCCCGCCGTGGTGGTCTTCCCGGAGACGGTCGAGCAGGTGCAGCACGTGCTGCGCACCGCCACCGAGCTGCGGGTGCCGGTGGTGCCGCAGGGGGCCCGGACGGGGCTGTCCGGGGCGGCGAACGCCGTCGACGGGTGCATCGTGCTGTCGCTGGTCAAGCTGAACCGGATCCTGGAGATCGATCCGGTGAACCGCCTCGCGGTCGTCGAGCCGGGTGTGGTGAACGCCGAACTGTCGCGTGCCGTGGAGGAGTTCGGGCTGTGCTACCCGCCGGACCCGTCCAGCTGGGAGTCCTGCACGATCGGCGGCAACATCGGTACCGGCGCGGGCGGCCTCTGCTGTGTGAAGTACGGCGTCACCAGCGAGTACGTGCTCGGGCTGGACGTGGTGCTGGCGGACGGGCGGCTGCTGTCCACCGGGCGCCGGACGGCGAAGGGGGTGGCCGGGTACGACCTGACCCGGCTGCTGGTCGGTTCGGAGGGGACGCTCGGCGTGGTGGTCCGGGCGGTGCTGTCGCTGCGGCCCGCGCCGGCTCCGCAGCTGGCGCTGGCGGCGGAGTTCCCGAGCGCGGACACGGCCGGTGCGGCGGTCTGCGCGGTGATGGCGGGCGGGCTGGCCCCGTCGCTGATGGAGTTGATGGACTCGGTCTCCGTCCGGGCGGTCAACGAGCTGGGGCGGATGGGGCTGCCGGAGTCGACCCGGGCGCTGCTGTTGGTGGCCTTCGACGGGCCGGAGCGGGAGGCCGGGTTGGCGCGGGTCGCGGAGCTGTGCCGGGAGGCGGGGGCGACCGAGGTGGTGCCGGCCGAGGACCAGGCGGAGTCGGACCTGCTGCTGGCGGCCCGCCGGCTGGCGCTGCCCGCGATGGACCGGCTGGGGACCACGATGATCGACGACGTGGCGGTGCCGCGTTCCCGGCTGGCCGAGATGCTGAACGGCGTCGCGGAGATCGCGGAGCGGCACGCGTTGACCATCGGCGTGGTCAGCCACGCCGGCGACGGCAACACCCACCCGATCGTGATCTTCGACGCCTCGGACCGGGAACAGACGGCCCGTGCCCAGCGCTCCTTCGACGAGATCATGGCGCTCGGGCTGGAGCTGGGCGGCACGATCACCGGGGAGCACGGGGTGGGGCTGCTCAAGCGGGACTGGCTGGCCCGTGAGCTGGGGCCGGTCGCGCTGGACCTGCAGCGACAGTTGAAGGCGGTCTTCGACCCACTGGGAATCCTCAATCCGGGCAAGATGGTCTGA
- a CDS encoding pyridoxine/pyridoxamine 5'-phosphate oxidase produces the protein MAAEDEGLTGPEGAKPAPEPQADACPAPLDERRPEPRSVPELLLGRPPMARPLPSFDPDAAPAEPGPLFVDWLATALDAGVLDPQAFTLSTVDADGMPDARVLVLRDVDAAGTGWNFSAAADSPKGRQLAHHPAAALTVYWPQLGRQVRVRGSVERAADLVAAAEFATRSPAARIGALVGRQSEPLGALEEYDEAVAVARRRLEATPDAVAPGHAVYTLWAHEVEFWQGDAQRRHVRLRYTRTGPVRAPEWSRTLLWP, from the coding sequence ATGGCGGCGGAGGACGAGGGCCTGACCGGCCCGGAGGGGGCCAAGCCCGCACCGGAGCCGCAGGCGGACGCGTGCCCGGCACCGCTCGACGAGCGCCGGCCCGAGCCGAGGTCGGTCCCCGAACTGCTGCTCGGCCGCCCGCCGATGGCCCGTCCGCTGCCCTCCTTCGACCCCGATGCCGCCCCCGCCGAGCCCGGCCCGCTGTTCGTGGACTGGCTCGCCACCGCGCTGGACGCCGGGGTGCTGGACCCGCAGGCCTTCACCCTCTCCACGGTCGACGCCGACGGCATGCCGGACGCCCGGGTGCTGGTGCTGCGCGACGTGGACGCGGCCGGCACCGGGTGGAACTTCTCCGCCGCCGCCGACAGCCCCAAGGGCCGCCAGCTCGCCCACCACCCGGCCGCCGCGCTGACCGTCTACTGGCCGCAGCTGGGCCGCCAGGTGCGGGTCCGCGGCAGTGTCGAGCGGGCCGCCGACCTGGTCGCCGCCGCCGAGTTCGCCACCCGCTCGCCCGCCGCGCGGATCGGCGCGCTGGTCGGGCGGCAAAGCGAGCCGCTGGGCGCGCTGGAGGAGTACGACGAGGCGGTGGCGGTCGCCCGCCGCCGGCTGGAGGCCACCCCGGACGCCGTCGCGCCGGGCCACGCGGTCTACACCCTGTGGGCGCACGAGGTGGAGTTCTGGCAGGGCGACGCCCAGCGCCGGCACGTCCGGCTGCGGTACACCCGCACCGGCCCGGTGCGCGCCCCGGAGTGGTCCCGCACCCTGCTCTGGCCGTAA